DNA sequence from the Anaerolineales bacterium genome:
CCGTACCCCTCTTCGAGGTAAGCCTCCAACCCAAGGCGGGTCATGCGTTGGACGAATTCCGGAAGGAAAACCCGCTTCTCGGAAGGCTCCTTCCTCATCCGCGGAAATCCGATCGTCCGGGGGAGATCCATCTTCAGATCAAGCTCCTTTCGGCGGGCCTACCGGCGGCGAATCCGGGGCGGATTCCCCCGCGCCACCGCCGCTCCACCGGGAGAGCATCGCGCGCGAGATCGCGCGCTCGAAAAAGGAGCCGGTAAAGCGGATGTTGGCAACCCCGTTCCGTTCGAGGATCTTACGCATTATGGGCTGCAGCTGCGACCCGTACGCCTCCATGCAGGCCTGGGGATGGAGTCCCGGCCAAGAATAACAGGAAGCCACCCAGCGGCGGTTGCGGGAATCCACCCACGCCGGAAGGCTGTGGTAGGCCGGATCGTCGGGCGGGATTTCGAAGCGGTCTAGGTCGCCCTGCGGGATCCCCTCGACGGCTTTTTGCGCCGCGCCGGGGCCGGCGGCCGGATCGTACGGATCGACCGACAGGTCGAGGATCACGGCATGGTCGGGAAGATCGGCGATCCAGGAATTGGGGATGACGCACCGGCTCGGGTCGGGCCGCTGGGTGGCATCGACCAGGATGTCGGTGCCTCGCAACAGGGCCTGCATCGGCTTGCCGTGGGCGGTGAAATCGTAATCCACCACGGTCACCTGCGCGCCGGGCACTCCCGCATCCGCCAAGCGGCGGTGGAGCGCTTCGTTCCCGTAGCGGACCGCCGCCTGGACGACGATTCCGCCCACCGCGCCCGCGCCCATCACGCTCACTCGGATCGGGCCGCGCCGCGGATCATCGAACCCCGGGGCGGGATACGTCCGCGCCAAGATCCGCACGGCGGCTTCCATCCCGTTCCAGGCGACGGCACGGAGGTTTTCCACCAGCCGCCGGCCGCTGTCGTCCTTCAATCCATCGAACGAAACCGCCTCCAACCCAAGCGAACGGAGGAGGGCCACCCGCCGCGGCCGCGTGGGATAGTGCAGCATGGAAAGCAGGCAGGCGCCCGGAGTCATCCACCGCAGTTCCTCCTCTTCCGGGCACCGCAGGACGACCACGAGATGCTGTTGGAAGGCGGCCTCCCGGGAATCAAAAGCGATTCCCGGGCCGTGGTTCAGGTAGTCGCCTTCGGCGTACCCCATCCCCGATCCATACCCGCGTTCGAGGACGATGCCGGCCCCGAGGCGCGCAAGCCTGGCGGTGAAAGCGGGAAGGAAATCCCGCACTTCGCTCCGTTCCTTGCGCAGGCGCGGGAATCCGATCCGCAGGGAAGGGTTCTGCCTGTCGGTCATGCGGATTCCATCCAGGCGGTCATGATGCCCCAACTATATACCAAATCCAGGTGGACAAAATCGGAACGATCGGAGACGGCCAATCCGAGCGGCGGACGCGCGGACTACAACGGTCCCTGCAACCCCTCCATCAGCCGCACCGCCATCTTTCCTCTTCCAGCCTCACCGTAACGAGTAATGCGCAAGAGGATAGGGCTATTTGTCTATTCCGGGATGCCCCAGAGACTGATCGTTCCATCGTAAAAGCCAGCCGCCAGCATCGTTCCATCCGGCGAGAAAGCAATATCTCCATACTCGCACAAAGGGTTTCCGTTTCGCATCAACATCATAATTTCATCACCCGTCGCGGCATCCCACAATTTCATCTGGCATCCGACCGGGGAGACAAGGATTTTACGATCCGGGGAAAAAATCAAGCGAGCAATCCCTTCAAATCCATCGCGCGTGGCAATCTCCAATCCCGTAGAGATATCCCAAAGCGTGATCCTCCCGCCCCTTGCGCCGATAAGGCTCTGTCCATCCTCCGAGAAGGCAAAATCCGTAATTTCTCCATCGATGTCCGCGATGGGAAGCGCTTGCCCGGTGACGACATCCCACACGTCAACGTCATAAACGTATTTGCCATCCAGATCGCCGATCGCAGCGCCTATTCGTGTTCCGTCCGGCGAAAAAAGCACCTTATGCATATATCCCATCGTTGATGCCGGAAAAGCCCATCTCACTGCATAGGTGGCTAGATTCCATATGAGAACTTCTATCTCCTCCTCGTCTGCCGACATCCCGATGGCCAACATGGATCCATCCGGCGAGAAGGCGATGGTCTCAATTCCCACATGCGGAGCGGCCAACCTCTTGGCCACACTCCTGGTTTTCGCATTCCATAACGTAACCTGTTTGGAATCAAACGTTGCAAGGAATTTTCCATCCGGAGAGAAGAATACCCTGGGGATGGGAGTGTGGTTTTCATTCAAGAGCGTCTTCCAGATCACCGATCCGCTCGACACCCCCCATATTCGCAAGATGCCGTATTCCGATCCGGAGGCCAGCAATTGGCCGTCCGGCGAGAAATTCATGCTTCCGGTCCGGCCCAAGTATCCGGACAGGGAGGTTTCTTCTTCTCCGGTGAGAAGATTCCATTTTATTATTTCAGAATCCCTTGAAATCGAGAGCAGCATACGGCCGTCCG
Encoded proteins:
- a CDS encoding WD40 repeat domain-containing protein; this translates as MEGTPIGVSDRIILPDNAGQLEELARWGKGIPTDAAFSADGKTYAVTTTTGIYNGDAATDEEIRRVDTGSEMKTVAYTPEGKIIAAGIRGHTVTMWEIGEEMSARDLLQEKSRFFAMDLSKDARLLAAAFGNETIHIWDTAQGEELITLSWDHSKYFMTDLVISPNGEYLATGMEMVPETGEWDSRIVVYNLKSGQEIRELIGHTGCISGIAFAPAEEVLLSGSCDGTVRLWDLDTGQVLQTLADLAMPISSIGISLDGGRIFAGYKDQTIGMWDIGKETILRLFKGHSTPVKEIIPSPDGRMLLSISRDSEIIKWNLLTGEEETSLSGYLGRTGSMNFSPDGQLLASGSEYGILRIWGVSSGSVIWKTLLNENHTPIPRVFFSPDGKFLATFDSKQVTLWNAKTRSVAKRLAAPHVGIETIAFSPDGSMLAIGMSADEEEIEVLIWNLATYAVRWAFPASTMGYMHKVLFSPDGTRIGAAIGDLDGKYVYDVDVWDVVTGQALPIADIDGEITDFAFSEDGQSLIGARGGRITLWDISTGLEIATRDGFEGIARLIFSPDRKILVSPVGCQMKLWDAATGDEIMMLMRNGNPLCEYGDIAFSPDGTMLAAGFYDGTISLWGIPE